The Desulfosporosinus acidiphilus SJ4 genome has a window encoding:
- a CDS encoding DUF6385 domain-containing protein encodes MANFKIFQDNPDQVKIKIYGSNNTAFNTDSSGNLTITSTGLAITPPTDGLSITSTGLAITAPANGLTVTAPASGLAITPPTGGLSITPPTGGLSITSTGLAITAPANGLTVTAPASGLAITPPTGGLSITPPVNGILVTSPGLAIVSATTDVSATHANITDTAGSGDTTYNVLDVRTWTFGVVNESLATNAQALVNLQISPDGTNWLTEAGPVTINQNSLTTLVSSIFLKYARVYYSAVNAASAVTLNIFFQGIL; translated from the coding sequence TTGGCCAACTTTAAAATTTTTCAAGACAACCCTGACCAAGTGAAGATTAAGATTTACGGGAGTAATAACACAGCCTTCAACACGGATTCATCGGGTAACCTGACGATTACGTCCACAGGGCTGGCGATCACTCCCCCGACCGACGGTTTGTCGATCACGTCGACAGGACTGGCAATCACAGCGCCAGCAAATGGTTTAACGGTAACAGCCCCAGCCAGCGGTCTGGCCATTACCCCGCCGACGGGTGGTTTATCGATCACTCCCCCGACGGGTGGTTTGTCGATCACGTCGACAGGACTGGCAATCACGGCGCCGGCAAATGGTTTAACGGTAACAGCCCCAGCCAGCGGTTTAGCCATTACCCCGCCAACTGGCGGTCTATCCATTACGCCGCCGGTTAATGGTATTCTCGTAACCTCACCGGGACTCGCCATTGTCAGTGCAACAACCGATGTTTCCGCAACTCACGCCAATATCACGGATACTGCAGGGAGTGGAGATACAACCTACAATGTCTTAGACGTGCGAACATGGACCTTCGGTGTGGTCAACGAATCCTTAGCAACGAACGCACAAGCACTTGTCAATTTACAGATCAGTCCTGACGGAACCAACTGGCTGACTGAAGCAGGACCGGTGACAATTAACCAAAATTCCTTAACCACGTTAGTATCTTCAATTTTCCTTAAGTATGCCCGGGTGTACTATAGTGCTGTGAATGCAGCCAGTGCTGTAACCTTGAACATTTTCTTCCAAGGAATTTTGTAG